AGGAGAGTTGGTGATGGGTTCGGGagtcccagcagagcctggcccagGGCCCAGTGCTGGTCCCAGTGgtgttggtgctgctggtggcaccgCTCTTGGAATGTGATGGATGATTCCCCCCTGTTTTTGGGCAGGTCCCGAGCTGTTGCAGTTTTGGGATGAGAATTTCCCAAGGGTAATTTGATTCTCCCTGAGCTGGTCCCTGAACTGGGCAGGGGTGACCCGGGCTCCCATGGGCTGCTCCTTGGCATCACAGAGCACGAgctgcctggctttgggcacaGGGGCACTTTGGGTGGACTCACATGGACACAGAGGGGGCAGCTGAAACCCAAGTGCTGgacagttgaaaaaaaaaagctttttgagGTGAATtatttaactttaaaaacctTAAATATGCATTTCCCTGTGGGGAAGATGCCATTTATGATAACCAAAATATGAGTTCACATTctgccagagcaggggaaaCAATTATCTAACCTTCCACACCCCCCACCCTGGTGACTAAATGAATTTTCTGCAGAACAGCTGTTGATGCTCGAGATCCTCCACCAcgcttttcctcttcctcaagGGTGAATCTTagaagaggaggggaaaaaaaagaacatttccttttgttttttaattgtttttgcaatttctttccGCTTTCAGGGTGAAATcctgtctcagcagcagcagtgccatcaGTGAGTCACAGGGCAAGTGTCAcatctgtgctgggcaggaggtggcacaggtggtGGCATTGCTGGGACATGTCCCTGACCTGGCCAAGGAcacccagccaggacagggggaGCGCAGGGtcacccccagcactggggtgaTGATCCCTGGGGGACGTGGCACTGtccccttcctgctgcacctggggacaccctgggctgggctcttgGTGTCTGATGTGGCAGGAAGGGCCCCAGAGGGACAACCAGGGGTGATGCCCTAAATCAGGAGGATTCAGGCATTGTCCTGGGGTCAGGGGCATTGTCCTGGATGAGGGACATTGTTTTGGGGTGAGGGACATTGTCTTGGGGTGAAGGGCATTGTCTTGGGGTGAGGGACATTGTTTTGGATGAGGGACATTGTTTTGAGTGAGGGACACTGCTTTTAGGTGGGACACTGCTTTTGGGTGAGGGACATTCTTTTGGGTGAGGGACATTGTTTTGGGTGAGGGACACTGCTTTTGGGTGGGACATTGTTTTGGGGTGAGGGACACTGCTTTTGGGAGGGACATTGTTTTGGGTGAGGGACATTGTTTTGGGGTGAGGGACACTGCCCCAGGCCCTCCAAaggtccctgagcccccagagctgggcaaggagctgctctgcccatcctaaagctgctgggagccctgggcagtgtgAACCCCTCGGGAAGAaccctggagagcagctgagcCTTTGCTCTGGATGTCTCTTGGAGCTCGGCTGAATAAATCCGCATTTCCCTGAGCCTCCTGCGCCCTACGAGGCAGCACCAGTGTTTGATTTTCAGAATTATTCAGGGGGTTGTGGCTCAAAACGTGACTGAGGAGAGGGAACATGATGTACCTCTCTGGCAGTACCTCTTCTCTCAGTGTTTTCTGACTCATTTGTCGAGTTTACcgagaaaaacaattttttttttttttttttttacttctgtcagcagcactgcagagctggggctgggagagggcagggctggagctggccctggccaggctttCTGCCACTAACGAGCTGCACTGACTAAGAGAGAGAAGAGCAGCCTGATGGTCAGGGCTGGCCGAGGGTGTTTCCATGACAGGGAGAGCCGGGCTCATGTGAAGAGTGACACCAGGGGTGGCAcctgcagggtgctgctgtccctgcctggctcaggaggACAGTGCCACATTAGCACTCCTTCAAACGAGGGTTTGGCTCCGGATTGGAGGGACGGGGATTGCTTGGCACTTAAATGTTGATTTTTAAGGAGCTGCGAGCTGCGTTTCACCTTTCCGTTGACACCCAGCTACGcagggggcagggctggctcacaAATTACATCACTTCAGGTGTCAAAGAAATTACTCCAGCGCAGAAAAACcacataaaaacattttcttctgctgctgaaaacaaaatttgacAGACGTTTTGGTGAGTTACAGCATTATCAGGGCAGGTGTAACACCCCACAATCATTTTTGTGAGTTGGTTTCTGCAGCTCTTTTCCTGAAGGAGGTCGGGAAGGTTCCCGAGCCCAGACATTGTTGCTGGATGCTGTTATTACAGCTCAATTCTTCCTTTATGAAAATTTCTGGGAGCATTTCTCTCACTCACGTTCTCTGGCTCTGGGGACCTGAGAAAAACCATTATCAGCTCACATCTGAAACGATGGTTTACCTAAAGCTGCTGTGAAATAGGAGCGATGACAAAGAATGTCAAACCAAAGCTGGGCTGTTGAGTGTTATCAGAACCTCTTAGAGCACAAAAAGCGCCTTGAAAGGCACTATTGAAACTGCCTTATCACCCCCAGACACTTTACTGGAAACCTGGTGTCAAACTGATCTGGGACCAGCCCTTGAGAGCCGCTCGATGGCGATTTCttgaaggatttattttttttttttatttcaggatgAAATGAATGATTTGAAATGAATTATGGGGAATGAATGAAGCTGGGTGAGGATCACAGTAAATCCCAGTAACAGCAGTGGGATGACCCCCAGTAGCTCCCAGTGcacaggggatggagcagggctgagtCTCCCAGCACAACCAGCCAGGGTGAGTCagtgccctgtcccctctgagTGTCTGGGCCTTGTCACGCTCCAGGGCTCTCCAGGACCTGTCCTGTGTTAGTCActgccccaagccctgtgtctgcagcagcctggtgcTTTCTGCCACCCTGGAGATGTTTTGTCACCTCAGCAGTGAcggtgggcagggctgagcatcgttcctgctgtggggctgctgggagatcaaaccagcactgggagataaacCATGGGGAGGATTCCACTGGCtggtgaatggaaaaagagatttgcttttgcGAATAAACTTCAggtttgctgagaaatgaaactGGACagtgaaagatgaaagaaacaatggggggAAActctaaattccataagaattaaaatgaaaagggagggttgtacattagagggaatCTCTGGTATCAGAAGttttgggaagtctgaacctctcaagtacctcagaaatggggaaagagagaagggaaatgtggctgaaaattgggataaaaaggaggctgtgtcctccaaaagtgtgagagaccccagggcaatgccccatggcctctgcctttaTTCTAACAAAGccaaaggactcctctgtctcctttttggacagaAACCTCTGGGGTTTGTGGCTAATTCTCCTGACACAGCACtattttccagctgctctggggataTTCCCTCTGATCCCGACTCAGCCCCTTCTGGGAGAtgtgggatgtgctgctggccaCGGGCTTTGCATCAATGATTTCTCAGACGAGTTAATGGCACCCAGGGCTGAGTTTGAATTCCTGAGCACCAGGGCAGCTGGCTCAcagccctctctgctgcctttgctcaTTATCTGGGCCGTCACTACCCTGGGAGTCCCTGTCACAACGTGCCTGCCATGAAACCCCGAGGGAGGAGCCCTCCCCCGTTTGCTGGAAGTGCTCCTGGGGTGAGGAGAGGAgccttccctgccccattcccagccccagaggTTTAACCATGCCCAGAGTGCCTGAGGGAGCCACTTCCCATTTTTCTGAGCTCATCTGCAGCGTGGCAGTGCTGTTTCAGAAATCCCTGCTccttctttccctcctccttcccagagcacaggagggATGGTTTGCTGTTTTATTGAGGGTATTTccgtgctgctggggctggagggatggAGACAGCCTGGGGAGAGCCACGCTGGGGGATCTGCTTCCATCTGGGCTTGGTCCAACATGTGCTGATGGCTtcaaactgccagagggcagggatgggtgggattttgggaagaaatcctgccctgggagggtgggcaggccctggcacagggtgccagagcagctgtggctgcccctggatccctggaagtgtccaaggccaggttggacagggtttggagcagcctgggacagtgggaggtgtcacCACCATGGGACACGAGACGGTCTCTGAGGTCCCTCCcgacccaaaccattctgggaacCGTGCTGGTTCCACCCCCTCTGCCCTGAAATGAGAGGCTTTTGGACATCCCCCGCAtccagcactggggctgctccatCACCACCATTTCACACCCAGTAAAACCCCAAAGTGAAAATCTCTGGGGGGTGTTCCCCACCCCGGTGGGGTTTTCCTCCTTCTTGCCCTCGtgctgtttcttttgctttgcagGAGGTCGGTGACAGAACAGAGAGGCTGGGGGACACATGCAGAGACCTGCACAAGGGTCTGGCACTCGATAATCCAACATTTCCCTGCTGTTCCTGTATCATCCCAGCATCTCTCCTCCACCTCCCCCACAGCCACGTCTCCTCCTTGCCTTCTGGCTCTTGGCTGACCCATCCTGGGCGTCAGTTCAgttaccaaaaggaaaaaaaaacctaaaagaaagaaatcctttGATGTCACCTGCCATTTACATAATGAAGTAAGAACCCACTGCCTCTTCCATTGTTTCCTCACCCGGGCTGGGCGTGCTGCAGGCTCCCGGGAGTGCTGCCACTTCCTCTGCTTCCAGCAAAACTTTTGCTGCAattccaggcagcagctgggatttggAGGAGGATTAACAGCCCAGATCCCTCCAACACCTCAGCCAGGGCAAacccagcctgctgcagcccGGGCCCTGCCCTCTGGCTGATTTCCAGCGGGTGAGGGAGGCAcggtgggcacacctggggcacttccagcagccctgtgtgcaACGGCCTGACTAGCCTGGGCAGAAAATCCATTTGCCTAGTGACAGATCTCGGCTCAAGACTGAGCTTGGCGATCAATAAATGAATTAGTCACCCAGCAGATCcgtgcaggacagccctggccCACAGGCACAAGGCTCAGCTGCCTTGCAGCAGGGACacgctggggctgctgctcctggcaggaacCTGCTCCAGAGGCTGCCTCTGGCATTAGAGGGGTGACTCTGCCACCCCAGTGCCCTCCAAGCCCAGCTGGCCATCCCTCCTGggcccaggagctccagggagtTTATTTAGCTGCACGGTTTTGTTTGTAGACTGAATGAAGCTCTCTCcaaggggctgcaggaaggTCCAAACCAGTGCTGGGGTgtgcaccagcactgccacatcCGTGTGACACTGAGCCTCAGGTGACAAATCCTGgttccctggggacagcctggggctgaAATGCTGGGAGGAGAAGGTGTCTGCTCCTTTTgctcagcagggagagctcGGGTGAGATGGTCacgggtgtccctgtgcccctgggctggggctcggGAAGGTGTCAGTGGAATTGCTGTCCTTCTGCAGGGTGACAGATTTGCACTGATCACCTAAATCCCCTCTGACCCTGGAAACCACTTCTTCTGccagcagggtgggagctgtgTCCTCCAAAACCCCCGACCTCGTGTTTCTGTGTGTCTCCAACACCACGGACACAGGATGGAGAGGTgtccaggagctgagcaggttGGGAACAGCACTCCCCGAACCTGGCAGTAGGATTCCTTGAATGTGGGACCAGGATTCCCTGAAAGGGGCAGGGGAAGGCCACTTGTGCCAGGACAATGATGGAGAAAACCCTGGAGTTTCAGCAGTTCCACCAGGTCCATTGCTGTGGTgctgttcacaggggtcccaggacgagggaagagatgaggatctgactccatggttcagaaggctgatttattgttTCATGATAAATATtatattcaaagaaaataatatattaaaactatactaaaagaatagaagaaaggatttcatcagaaggctgagaaggaaaggaatggatGATAATAAAAtcctgtgactgaccagagtcctgaTCCAGCTGGACCTTTGATgggtcattaattaaaaacaaccacacgagaccaatcaaagatgcacctgctgcattccacagcagcagagaattattgtttttcttttcctctgaggcttctcagcttctcaggagaaaaaccttagcaaaagaattttccataaaatataTCTGTGACACATTGCCAGAAGTCCTGGATGCCCACTGGCACCCTGTGGGGTGATGCCCCTGAGCTTCCCACTCCCcagctgggggcagctgggaatGGCCCCTCTCCAGGAGGGGATTGCCAGCATTGCCCCATGTTGGATGTTTGGGGATGTGACCCCAAGGATGGTCCCTGATTTTGGGATTTCACATCCCTCTTCCCAAAAGAAAACCCACGCAGTGATGCCAGAGTTCCCGCCTCCGTAGGTGAGGGAAACACCTGTGGGAGAGAGAGCTGGTCCCTTGCACCAGCTCATTAATTCAGCAAATTACAGAGGGAAATACGTGCtgggaaaagcaagaaaaatcccaaaagttAATCCAGGAGTTATTTCCTCCTGGTACCGGGATAAAAACGCCTCCTTTGGAGCTCTCCAGGCCAGACGTGGGTGAGAGGTGAGCCCACACCAAAGAGCAAGGTGAGAGACTGAATTTATCCCTTTGCTCTGTGTCCTTCTGGGTGTTTCCTTGTGTTCCtatctctgaaatattttttttattaataaccTTAATTTTCAGTGCTAACAAAACTTGTGTTTGACTTATGCTGTTCCAGAGGGAAACTGGTTTCTTTTGGGATAAGACTTTGGGATCTGTTCCTTTCAGTCAGTTACCTCCTGTTGCTTCTGTGCCATTAgacttaaaaatttaatttcactgtatttatttttctgataagACCTTTTCAGAATAACTAATGTTAGTAGTTATTACAGTCTAATATTTATTTAGATGCATTTTTGactgatattttatttatttctccttttctttttgagctcttcagttaaatattttattttttttcatggggaacaaaaaagaaatgggtAAGAGATAGTAATGAGTATGGGGTTTTTAATACAGATGTACAATAAAATGTGTGTATTTTCATATGAATCATGGTTGTGTTATTTAGGAAAATAAGGAGGAAAGTTCTCTTCCTTGGGCAGGTCTCCCAGGCAGCTGACATGAGAGGACCCCCCCTGTTCCTCTGCCTCTTCTCCATGTCCTGCTGGGTGAATTTGATGCCAACAGCTGGGGACAAAATCTTCCACTTTGGAGCCTGCAGGGTTTCCATGAGCATGACAGAGATCAGGGCTGGCTTCACAGCCATTAAAGCCAATATTGTGAGTATTTCCCAGgctttggggggctgggggagcccctggcagctcctggggcccctctggagccagcagctccatgccCATCTCCATCCTCCCCGCAGCAATCCAGAGACCCCATCCGGACCCTGAGCATCCTGTCCCACCCTCACTCCCTGCACAAGGTTAAGGTAGGTGGCCCTGGCTGGGGAgggtcccagagcagctggatgtGACCTTGAGAAGTGCAATCTATCATCAGTCAGCGATTTTCAGCTTTCTCACACCGCCAAGCCCCGGGCAGGAGCCTCTCTCTGGGTCTCAGCCTCTGACACCCAGCTGCAAAATCAGCTGGTTTCACCCTCTGAGACTTGCTGAGGATGGACCTCCTGGAAAATCAGCCTAAAATGATTTCCCATCTATTTTATCAGCTGCCATCAAGCCCCACTGAAGAAGCTTTCTCTGAGTCAAactgtcctgctgtgctcagctcccaCGAGCTTCCTGTCAGAGATGCTTTATCCCAGAGAGCAGGTTACCCCCTGTGGGAGAACTTTTAgtcattaaattaattttctaagtCTTCAGACAGATGCTGCATCACCTATCAGCTCTTCACCTTCTACGTGGACAAGGTTTTCAAGCACTGCAGGACTGAGGACTCGTTTGTGAACAGGAAAATCAGCAGCATTGCCAACTCCTTCCTCAGCACCAGGAGGAAGCTGGGGCAGTGTGTAAGtcctggctcctgccccagagTGCATCTCCTAATATTTCATCTATAAACCAACCTGGCAGGCTTGTAAAGCTGCAAAGTCTCTGTTGATATGAATGGTTTTTAATGAGAGTACAAAGCAGAGTGGTGTGAAGAGTGTTCTGTCCACTGGGAGATTTTTATATTTGCCCACTCACCAGCAAACTCCCCTGTTGGTCCTAAAGGCCAAAATTCATCCTGTCCAAGTGAGCTAAAGCCTGATTCAGGGACCTGCAGCCTTTTCCACAGGTCCACAGTGTCTCAATCTATGGTGCCCAGCAAAATCAGAAACTGAaatcttactttaaaaaataagactCATGAATTAATCTTGTTTTTCCAGCGTGAGCAGAATAATTGCCTGTGTGGGGAGGAATCCACAGAGAAATTCAAGCAAATACTTGCAAACTATGAAGGGGTGAGTTGGTGACTGAGGCTGGTCACacacatcatcatcatcatcatcatcattattattaataataataataggttAAATATGTATATGATAATACATACTATAATATTATAACATATATGTTATGAACACATATTTAAATGCTCTTTATGTTGGGTTGTAGTGATGGTGCCTGCTTACAGCTCATTGCCTTAAATATCATTTCAGCTGAATGTCACATCTGCAGCCATGAAATCCCTGGGGGAGCTGGACATCCTCCTGGACTGGATGGAGAAATCTCGTTAGCGGGCGGTGTTAATTACCcgggggctgtgctgaggaccTGCAGGGGCTTTGCAGAGATGAGAGGGACAATAAATCTCTGTATCAGTGCAGCTCCCCATCAGTTCCAGCTGCGCTCAGGCAAACATGGGGGGCTTTGCCAGCCAGGGACATCAGCAGAGTCTTCATTAAGATGGGAATAACGAGTTTGATTAAATCAGCATCGCCCTCGCTGCTACCAAAGGATGCTCCCAGGGAAAACCCACAAGGGTTTCTCTTGCTGGCAGACATAAGTTGTGATCATGTCATAAAATTCGTGTTTAAATTACAGATATTTTGCCTAGGGGATGTGGGGAAtgagtgctgggggctggctgGTGCAGCTGATGTTGAATAAACCCGGGCTCGTTCTCAGGGCTGCTGCCGCTGATGGATCTGGCTGAAATGAGAAGTACAGTGTGGGAAATGCTTCCAAGAACAGGTCCTAGCAGGTATGTCAGGCCTTAGAaatctgtgtttccttttgAGATGATATTTTCTGCCTTATCAGTAAAAAAGTTTCTGTGCAAGATATGTGGTTGCTGAATAGAAAAAGGTTTTTGAGTGTATTGAGCAATTTACTGACACTCAGTAGTGAGTTTTGTGGAAATTGGTGGTGATGACCATAAATAAACCCAACTTGAAACTGTGCTGAGTCTGTTTGTCAAAATTCTGAGGAATTGTATGATTCTTGCTGGTGAAACTTTCTGAATTCTCTGTGGTGTCCTTTTACAGGAGATGCTGTCACTCCAGCATGCCAGGGCTGATGCATCCTTCCGGGCATGCCAGAAACACCAAACTCAGGCCTCAGTGCTGCTAAATCCCCCAGTTTGTCCCCAAAACTGGGCATTATTTACAGCTCTGGTCTGTCCTCTCCCATTTTGGGTGTTGCTGGTACCCAGTGcatgccccaaatcccagctggggcacagcaccaGCATCTCCCTGTGGCACGAGTGTCAGGCTGGCATTTGGTGATTCCCTTTCCAAGGAAAGATCTCTGACTGCTCACTGTCCTCCCTGAGATATTTGCTGATGCCAAAGGAAAGCTTCTCAGGGCTTTGGTTCTGTTAATTCACCTTCCAGTGGGTTTCATTTGTCCAGGTGTCAGGGCATGAACAGGTGAACACACCTCGCCGTGCTCTGGCAGTGCTCAGGAGAGCTGATTGTTCAGCTCCATCACTCCTTTAGGAATGGCAGGTGTCTGGGACATTCCGTGGTTCTCTGTGGAAGAACAGCCCCTGGGGATGATGCTGGGGTGCAGTGAGGTGTCACAGCTCATCCCTGACCACAGGAAATCAGCTGGCACCTCTgaaggagcaggggctgcttgGTGAGTTCCTCAGGGATCTTTGTGGGCTCTGGATCACAGCTTGAGGGTTTTATTCCACTCCTTCAGCTTCACAACTGTTACAGCCCATCCCATCGATCCCACCCCGCGTGCTgcaccccccagcccctgcctggctcagtGCTTTCACCTAACCCAGGGATTTTACACTTCTGTCCCCACTGCAGGGCACGGCAGCAGCCAGGGTCATCACCCACTCAGGATGGGGAAATATCAGATACCAGGGCTCTAttccttctctgcttctcaCAATAGTCCTCCCCCAAAACCATTTCAATCCCAAAATACTCCACCAAAGCTGAGACTAAGCCCCTTGCTGTTGGTGtcagcctctcctgccccttcctgctTTCACGTTTATTAAGATATGAAATGTATGAAGATATGAAGTATGGAGCAAGACCTCTGACCTTGATCAGTTCTCCACCCGAAAGGTGCCAGATGTTGCCTAAACTAAATGATGCTGCACATTGCAATGAGAACAATTAATGAAGTGCCAGCAGTGGGAAGGAGCGGGGGGCACGGCAGGCGGCCGAGGGCTGCGGGAGGGCTGCGGGATGCTCAGCCCGCCCCTGCTCCTCCGCCGGAGCTCAGCTCATCCcggctgctcccaggagctgcgGAAAGGACGCCGTGGGGCaggctgaggaggaagaggatttACAAAGGGAGAGCGAAAGGGGTTTTCTCCTCTCAGAAATTTCCAAACCCGAGCGCTCTCCTGCCGCGGCTGCCCGCCGGGGATGCTTTCCAGGCTCACGCCTTTCCTGCTGCGCCTGAGTCAGGCATTCCCTCCCTTCCCGGGGCCAGCACGGACCTGTCCCGGGGCCAGAACGGACCAGTCCCGGTCCTTTCACAGACCTGTCCCGGTCTCTTTCATGGACCTGTTCTGGTGCCAGAACGGACCTGTCCCGGTCCTTTCACGGACCTGTCCCGGGGCCAGCACGGACCTGTCCCGGTCCTTTCACGGACCTGTCCCGGGGCCAGCACGGACCTGTCCCGGTCCTTTCACAGACCTGTCCCGGTCTCTTTCATGGACCTGTTCTGGTGCCAGAACGGACCTGTCCCGGTCCTTTCACGGACCTGTCCCGGGGCCAGCACGGACCTGTCCCGGTCCTTTCACGGACCTGTCCTGGTGCCAGCACggacctgtccctgtccctttctCGGACCTGTCCCGGTGCCAGCACGGACCTGTCCCCGTCCCTCATGGACCTGTCCCGGTCCCAGCACGGACCTGTCCTGGTGCCAGCACGGACCTGCCCCTTTCTCggacctgtccctgccccttTCTCGGACCTGTCCCGGTCCCTCACGGACCTGTCCCGGTCCCTCCACGCCTTTCCCGAGCCCCAAACCCcttcccacagtgctgctgaggGGATGCAGCCCTGGGGATGCGGCAGGTGAGCCCTCACCTCCCTTTGAGGGCAGGCAGGAAGGTGCAATGTGGATGTGAGAGCTGGTGAGCAGGAGGGAAGATGCTGCCCTGCTCATGCCAGCATGAAAATCCACGATTCAGGAATCATTTGTGTTTCATCCTCAGTGAAATTCTGAAATCCACGATTCAGGAATCATTTGTGTTTCACCCTCAGTGAAATTCTGAAATCCACGATTCAGGAATCATTTGTGTTTCACCCTCAGTGAAATTCTGGAATCCCCAATTCAGGAATAATTTGTGTTTCATCCTCAGTGAAATTCTGGAATCCCCAATTCAGGAATAATTTGTGTTTCAGCCTCAGTGAAATTCTGGAATCCCCAATTCAGGAGtcatttgtgtttgtttatcCCCAATGAAATTCAGGGTCGGCCGGATAACCCAGCCTGCCATTGTCACCCCTTCCTGCACTGCTTTGTCCGTGGGATATTCAGCTTTTCCCACCCTTACTGTGCCTCTCTGGGTGGGCTCTCCTGTGACATGCCACAGACGCTGAGTTCCCCGGTCTGCTGAAAGCCACTGGATTCTTTATTGCTGTGCACACAAACACTCCAGGCGTGTctgccctgcaggtgctgccccCAGGTCGGGAAAGCTCAGAGGAATCAAAAGGATCAGACGCTGTTCTAAAAGGTTTCCCAGCTGCCTTTAAAAgataatgggatttttttcctttttttttttttccccaatgttCCTTCTGGCCTGTGAGAGCCCAGTGTAACaactggggctgctggtgggatGAGCCACTCGCGTTCCTGCTGTTTCCCAGCCCAACCTCCTCACTCACACCTGCACCTCCAGCCCCCCTTGCCATCAAACCACTCCTAAATCACCACTTGAAGCTGAATTTAAGCAAAAACCAGGTCAAGCTATAGCAAATTGTGGGAGAAATGCACAGTGTTGTTAGCTGACATGGTGATCCTCAAGGCAGAGCCAGTCCCAGGCGCTGCCACCTCCCCTCAGACCCGGTCCTGGGGTGGGGACACGTCCAGGACAGCGCTGTCCCCCCCGGAGCTGGCCTGGGTGATGCCGCTGGAGGTGGCCAGGAAGGAGGAGTAGGCGAGGTCAGCGTCCTCCTTGGAGCtctgggaaggacaggagggCACAgtcagggcagggggatgggCAGCACTTTGTGGATATCCCAGGATAGCACGGGGACACTGCAGGAGTGGGGTAATCCAGGGAGCACCAACCCCAAAAGCTTTTAGGTTTGGGATTCCTTGGCAAGCCTGTCCCTGGGTGTTGGCAtccagcccccctgccccagagctgctggctttACTGATGTCCTGACAGCTCCCTTGATTGCCCCAGTTCAGCTCCTGGCATGCACATCACCCACACCTCTCCTGTTGGTCAGGACCGTGAAAAGCACAGGCTTGGATGTGGCACCTGCAGCCACTGCCAAACGGGGCCACTGCACCACCATCTTACccaaggggaggggaggggaggctgagaaagctggggagaggcagagacCCCAGCAAATCTCAGCCCTTGCAAtggcagagccctccctgcctccctgtgccaccGAGAAGTGGGATGTGATGTTTCCAGCCATCTGCTTATCCCAGTGATTCATATTCCTGGTAACAAACCCAACCTTCCTGAcgctgcctggggctgccttGGTTTGGTTCTTGAAGCAAAGTTAATGTCTGCTGTTAATGTCTCTGCTAAAACAGGAGTGAGGACAGGGGTGAGACCCCCCACCCACAGGGGCTGgtctgcagcaggggctggatcTGGGTAAAATGGAGAGCACCTGGGGATAAATAAAGcccctgggaggggacagcccccTTGGGACAGagtgcagggctgtggccaCATCTCCCAGGTCAGTGgcctc
This region of Haemorhous mexicanus isolate bHaeMex1 chromosome 25, bHaeMex1.pri, whole genome shotgun sequence genomic DNA includes:
- the LOC132338413 gene encoding interleukin-20-like, translating into MRGPPLFLCLFSMSCWVNLMPTAGDKIFHFGACRVSMSMTEIRAGFTAIKANIQSRDPIRTLSILSHPHSLHKVKSSDRCCITYQLFTFYVDKVFKHCRTEDSFVNRKISSIANSFLSTRRKLGQCREQNNCLCGEESTEKFKQILANYEGLNVTSAAMKSLGELDILLDWMEKSR